From Domibacillus sp. DTU_2020_1001157_1_SI_ALB_TIR_016, a single genomic window includes:
- a CDS encoding LCP family protein: MSSPNQRMGRRRKKTQKRRILFFTLFLPLLLVVFTGAGYGAFLYKKAETIVSDSYMTDGREKSALRDADVHPLEDNISILFMGIDDNNKRKYGDNSRTDALVLATLNVKDKTIKMLSIPRDTYAYIPEEDDYNKINHAHVVGGPTATIETVEELLDVPVDYYVRLNFYAFVDVVNALDGIKFNVPYDIREKDSSDVHYTYVKEGLQTLNGEEALAVARTRHADSDIERGKRQQQILQAIAKKATSFNSITKYDELLEAVGSNMRTNLTFSEMKSLITYAETDKGLNYESLALKGTDDFLPSGAYIYRPDETELEVIKGKLQRHLDIEPSDDSDEDSESEDESYSTE, from the coding sequence ATGAGTTCACCCAATCAACGCATGGGTCGGCGCCGAAAGAAAACGCAAAAACGTCGAATTTTGTTTTTCACGCTTTTTCTTCCGCTGCTGCTCGTTGTTTTTACTGGTGCAGGCTACGGTGCCTTTCTTTATAAGAAAGCCGAGACGATTGTATCAGATTCTTATATGACGGACGGACGCGAAAAATCGGCCCTGCGTGATGCGGACGTTCATCCGCTTGAGGATAACATTTCAATTTTGTTTATGGGGATTGATGATAACAACAAACGGAAATATGGAGATAATTCCCGAACGGATGCCCTTGTTTTAGCTACATTAAATGTAAAAGACAAAACGATTAAAATGCTCAGTATTCCACGTGACACGTATGCGTATATCCCAGAAGAAGATGATTACAATAAAATTAACCATGCACACGTTGTCGGCGGCCCGACGGCTACGATTGAAACGGTTGAGGAACTGCTTGATGTACCAGTCGACTACTACGTGCGCTTAAACTTCTACGCTTTCGTTGATGTCGTCAACGCATTGGACGGCATTAAATTTAATGTGCCGTACGACATTAGAGAAAAAGATTCAAGCGACGTCCACTATACGTACGTTAAAGAAGGACTTCAAACATTAAACGGAGAAGAAGCATTAGCGGTGGCCCGCACACGTCATGCTGACAGCGATATTGAGCGCGGCAAGCGCCAGCAGCAGATCCTTCAGGCCATTGCAAAAAAAGCGACTTCATTTAACTCCATTACGAAATATGATGAATTACTAGAAGCAGTTGGTTCCAACATGCGGACAAACCTGACGTTCAGTGAAATGAAATCGCTCATTACGTACGCAGAAACTGACAAAGGCTTAAATTATGAGTCCCTTGCTCTTAAAGGAACAGATGACTTCTTACCTTCAGGTGCTTATATTTACCGGCCGGATGAAACAGAACTTGAAGTGATTAAAGGCAAATTACAGCGTCACCTTGATATCGAGCCATCCGATGATTCAGATGAAGACAGCGAATCCGAAGATGAATCATACAGCACGGAATAA
- a CDS encoding YigZ family protein produces MLSYYKTVKTAGTHEIVIQKSRFIAHTARVESAEEAIAFIDQIKKQHWNATHNCSAYMIGEHDHIQKANDDGEPSGTAGLPILEVIKKRELKDTAIVVTRYFGGIKLGAGGLIRAYGKAASEGLNAAGIVERRLMKVMTASIDYTWLGKIENELRASIYELKEIRYAEGVEVDVFVEEGQADTFCGWITELTNGQAAFKEGDVLYMEKDVEF; encoded by the coding sequence TTGTTATCTTACTACAAAACGGTGAAAACAGCCGGCACTCATGAAATTGTCATTCAAAAATCGCGTTTTATCGCCCATACAGCGAGAGTAGAATCTGCTGAGGAAGCGATCGCATTTATTGACCAAATTAAAAAACAGCACTGGAATGCCACGCATAACTGCTCTGCTTATATGATTGGCGAGCACGACCACATTCAAAAAGCAAACGATGATGGCGAACCGTCCGGCACTGCTGGCCTGCCTATTTTGGAAGTCATTAAAAAAAGAGAACTGAAAGATACCGCGATCGTAGTAACACGTTACTTTGGCGGCATTAAACTCGGCGCAGGCGGCCTGATCCGCGCATACGGCAAAGCCGCATCCGAAGGCTTGAATGCAGCCGGCATTGTCGAACGCCGTCTTATGAAGGTTATGACAGCCTCGATTGATTATACATGGCTTGGCAAAATTGAAAACGAACTGCGTGCCTCCATTTATGAATTAAAAGAAATCCGTTATGCAGAAGGCGTAGAGGTGGATGTGTTTGTGGAAGAAGGACAAGCCGACACTTTTTGCGGATGGATAACGGAACTGACAAACGGGCAAGCCGCTTTCAAAGAAGGCGACGTTTTATACATGGAAAAAGACGTCGAATTTTAA
- a CDS encoding sensor histidine kinase produces the protein MLMRNSDTKLLDTILDKMVETVDQSKGQIFSIAEQSRVDYEALLKELQQIKSQIHSSIVEQEELERKVKMARKRLSEVSRDFSVHSEEVVRKAYEQAHDLQVKLLVMRQNEKQLIDRRNELDRRLLSVHTTIERAEQLISQTAVVLNYLTQDMKAFGRALEDAQSKQAFGLQVMEAQEEERKRLSREIHDGPAQMMANVLMRSDIIEKLYRERGVEAAFKEIRDLKKMVRSALYEVRRIIYDLRPMALDDLGLIPTLKKYLATVSEYSRSQNAVPNITFSNIGLEKRLPSNMEVALFRLIQESVQNALKHANATEIQVKLEIKKEQVLAVVKDNGKGFDVNKKKSGSFGIMGMKERIDLLDGDITIRSKPDEGTVVLISVPIIEQPLT, from the coding sequence ATGTTAATGCGAAACTCGGATACCAAACTTCTTGATACAATTTTGGATAAAATGGTGGAAACCGTTGATCAAAGCAAAGGCCAAATTTTTTCAATTGCTGAACAAAGCAGGGTCGATTATGAAGCCCTATTGAAAGAGCTCCAGCAGATCAAAAGCCAAATTCATTCCTCTATTGTAGAACAGGAAGAACTGGAACGAAAAGTGAAAATGGCACGAAAGCGGCTTTCAGAAGTAAGCCGTGACTTTTCTGTACATTCAGAGGAAGTTGTGCGCAAGGCCTATGAACAGGCCCATGATTTACAAGTGAAGCTGCTCGTTATGCGGCAAAACGAAAAGCAGCTCATAGACCGCCGCAATGAACTGGACCGTCGGCTTTTATCCGTACATACAACGATCGAGCGGGCGGAGCAGCTTATTTCACAAACCGCTGTTGTCCTGAACTATTTAACCCAGGATATGAAGGCATTCGGCCGGGCGCTTGAAGATGCCCAGTCCAAGCAGGCCTTTGGCCTGCAGGTGATGGAAGCACAGGAAGAAGAACGAAAGCGTTTATCCCGCGAGATTCATGACGGGCCGGCTCAGATGATGGCGAACGTCTTAATGCGTTCCGATATAATCGAGAAGCTGTACCGCGAACGGGGCGTGGAAGCGGCCTTCAAGGAAATTCGCGATCTGAAAAAAATGGTTCGCTCCGCATTGTATGAAGTGCGCCGGATTATTTACGATCTGCGTCCGATGGCGCTCGATGACCTTGGCTTGATTCCGACGCTTAAAAAGTATTTAGCTACTGTCAGCGAATACAGCCGTTCCCAAAATGCTGTGCCGAACATCACGTTTTCCAACATCGGTCTTGAAAAACGGCTTCCGTCTAATATGGAAGTAGCGCTGTTCCGGCTGATTCAGGAGTCCGTCCAAAATGCATTAAAACATGCAAATGCAACTGAGATTCAAGTAAAACTAGAAATAAAAAAAGAGCAAGTATTAGCTGTTGTGAAAGACAACGGCAAAGGCTTTGACGTAAACAAGAAAAAATCAGGCTCTTTTGGCATAATGGGAATGAAAGAGCGAATTGACCTGCTGGATGGAGACATTACGATTCGGTCGAAACCAGATGAAGGAACAGTCGTTTTAATCAGCGTCCCAATAATTGAGCAGCCATTGACTTAG
- a CDS encoding response regulator, protein MTTKIVIIDDHQLFREGVKRILDFEESFEVLAEGDDGTEALSLVEEYNPDVVIMDINMPEVNGVEATRKLVDKHPDTKVIILSIHDDENYVTHALQSGALGYLLKEMDAEELVEAVKVVADGGSYLHPRVTHNLIADYRRLSTDDGKGKGFQQTEVVRPLHLLTRRECEVLQLLADGKSNRGIGEALYISEKTVKNHVSNILQKMNVNDRTQAVVTAIKKGWVEVR, encoded by the coding sequence ATGACAACGAAAATTGTTATTATTGATGACCATCAATTATTCCGTGAAGGGGTAAAACGCATTCTTGATTTTGAAGAATCGTTTGAAGTGCTTGCAGAGGGAGATGACGGAACGGAAGCACTTTCGCTCGTTGAAGAGTACAACCCGGATGTTGTCATCATGGATATTAACATGCCGGAAGTGAATGGCGTGGAAGCAACACGCAAGCTCGTGGATAAACACCCGGATACAAAAGTTATTATTTTGTCGATTCACGATGATGAAAACTATGTAACCCATGCCCTTCAGTCCGGCGCACTCGGTTACCTGCTGAAAGAAATGGACGCAGAAGAGCTAGTAGAAGCAGTTAAAGTGGTGGCAGATGGCGGATCGTATCTTCACCCGCGTGTGACGCACAACCTGATTGCGGATTACCGCCGTCTTTCAACAGATGACGGAAAAGGAAAAGGCTTCCAACAAACGGAGGTTGTCCGTCCGCTTCACCTGCTGACACGCCGCGAGTGCGAAGTACTTCAGCTGCTGGCTGACGGGAAAAGCAACCGTGGTATCGGGGAAGCTCTTTATATCAGTGAAAAAACAGTTAAAAACCATGTGAGTAACATCTTGCAAAAAATGAACGTAAATGACCGCACACAAGCTGTTGTAACAGCCATCAAAAAAGGCTGGGTAGAAGTTCGCTAA
- a CDS encoding nuclear transport factor 2 family protein encodes MNHKWTAALFLTGVLLAGCGEKNDQAAHSAEDGESSRAEQETHGTAETGESNTARAPIEEAKNIPPEERTAILAALNQQIQSFNKKDLDGYMATISENPKSFDYDEEKAYVQKVFQTFDAVMEPANITIIQYDQTAQTANVFMNMKSTSKDIKTGKEVSQTTRQMMVFQKEEGSWKQVSLFAME; translated from the coding sequence GTGAACCATAAATGGACAGCTGCTCTTTTTTTAACCGGTGTACTGCTCGCAGGATGCGGCGAGAAAAACGACCAGGCCGCTCACTCAGCAGAGGACGGTGAATCAAGTCGCGCCGAGCAGGAAACACACGGAACGGCCGAAACAGGAGAAAGTAACACAGCACGGGCGCCTATTGAAGAAGCAAAAAACATCCCCCCCGAGGAAAGGACCGCTATTTTGGCTGCGCTGAACCAGCAAATCCAGTCATTCAATAAGAAAGATCTTGATGGCTATATGGCGACTATTTCCGAAAATCCGAAGTCATTTGATTATGATGAAGAAAAAGCGTATGTACAAAAGGTATTTCAAACATTTGATGCTGTAATGGAGCCGGCAAATATAACGATTATCCAGTACGATCAAACGGCCCAAACCGCCAACGTTTTCATGAATATGAAATCGACGTCGAAGGATATCAAAACAGGCAAAGAAGTCAGCCAGACCACCCGGCAGATGATGGTATTTCAAAAAGAAGAGGGCAGCTGGAAGCAAGTTTCCCTTTTTGCGATGGAATGA
- a CDS encoding S-ribosylhomocysteine lyase, which translates to MTKEMNVESFNLDHTKVKAPYVRLAGVKEGRNGDKILKYDIRFCQPNKEHMEMPALHSLEHMMAEFSRNHSDKIVDISPMGCQTGYYIAVINHEDYEDILNILEKTLQDVLEATEVPACNEVQCGWAASHSLEGAKEVARNMLAKRQEWTEVFAG; encoded by the coding sequence ATGACAAAAGAAATGAACGTAGAAAGCTTTAATTTAGACCATACAAAAGTAAAAGCGCCTTATGTCCGCCTGGCCGGCGTAAAAGAAGGCCGAAACGGGGACAAAATTTTAAAATATGATATTCGTTTCTGCCAGCCGAACAAAGAGCACATGGAAATGCCGGCTCTTCATTCATTGGAGCACATGATGGCGGAATTCAGCCGTAACCATTCGGATAAAATTGTCGACATCAGCCCAATGGGATGCCAGACAGGCTACTATATCGCTGTGATCAATCATGAAGATTACGAGGATATTTTAAACATCCTTGAAAAAACATTACAAGACGTGCTGGAAGCGACAGAAGTGCCTGCCTGCAACGAAGTGCAGTGCGGCTGGGCGGCAAGCCACAGCCTGGAAGGCGCAAAAGAAGTCGCGCGCAATATGCTTGCTAAACGTCAAGAATGGACAGAAGTATTTGCCGGGTAA
- a CDS encoding sigma-54-dependent Fis family transcriptional regulator: MTNETVNRNVWQRFVREGVLDTARLQKRIEESWYLCQKSGVNPYDGKGSDILTPDQLRMRLEKNDRLASIAAPIMEKMITSIRQANTIILLIDKDGYILAARGPDPALKQASKINFIEGSRWTEDVVGTNAVGTALRTGEAITVVGTEHYSVASQHFSCSAAPIHAPDGTLLGVLDITSPVEDSRHEHMLAAVCAASFAVEQQWAAMEKMDEQSLIMTASFYRQHPAPIAAVSASGLVVWMNDTMKEKCQMTVPFPLEDLPDRAWIQDVMRDVFDEPRSYQIGRLVQFSAAKKAPAAPGWINTFHYNGVIGTAEPFQHVLWQAERVAKTDAAVHIHGETGTGKEILARAIHENSSRQNGPFIAVNCGAIPPSLMESELFGYEGGSFTGASRNGRRGKIRDADGGTLFLDEIGDISEQMQISLLRVLQEQEVMPIGASKPIPVNIRIITATHRNLIDLVKKGQLREDLFYRIYVFPLSLPPLRHRLCDLERFIQDYQKRTHWKGTVPAPLLHVLKQHSFPGNFRELFNILDRIRILYGDDVPADLSPTDCMISFETEDEKQQWTSRQEIERKEFMRVLKEAKGHAPTAAKQLGMPRSTFYRKLKQYEMN; the protein is encoded by the coding sequence ATGACCAATGAAACAGTAAATCGGAATGTATGGCAGCGCTTCGTGAGAGAAGGAGTGCTCGATACGGCACGTCTGCAAAAACGGATTGAAGAGTCCTGGTATCTATGCCAGAAAAGCGGAGTCAATCCATACGACGGCAAAGGAAGCGACATTTTAACACCGGATCAGCTTCGCATGCGGCTGGAGAAAAATGACCGGCTTGCTTCGATTGCAGCTCCCATTATGGAGAAAATGATCACTTCGATCCGCCAGGCAAACACGATCATCCTGCTTATTGATAAGGACGGCTACATTTTAGCAGCGCGCGGTCCGGACCCGGCTTTAAAGCAGGCCTCTAAGATCAATTTTATAGAAGGCTCCAGATGGACAGAAGACGTTGTTGGCACGAACGCAGTTGGAACCGCTCTCAGAACAGGAGAAGCCATTACAGTGGTCGGTACAGAGCATTATTCGGTCGCCTCCCAGCATTTTTCCTGCTCAGCGGCTCCCATCCACGCGCCGGACGGTACGCTTTTAGGTGTATTGGACATCACAAGCCCCGTGGAGGATTCCCGTCATGAACATATGCTGGCAGCTGTGTGTGCCGCCTCTTTTGCGGTCGAGCAGCAGTGGGCAGCGATGGAGAAAATGGACGAGCAGTCGCTCATTATGACGGCCTCTTTTTATCGCCAGCACCCCGCTCCGATTGCGGCGGTTTCTGCATCTGGTTTGGTTGTATGGATGAACGACACGATGAAAGAGAAGTGTCAAATGACCGTGCCGTTTCCGCTTGAGGATCTGCCAGACAGGGCATGGATACAGGATGTAATGCGGGATGTATTCGATGAACCGCGCTCCTATCAAATCGGACGTCTCGTTCAGTTTTCAGCTGCAAAAAAAGCACCGGCTGCGCCCGGCTGGATCAATACCTTTCATTACAATGGGGTCATTGGTACAGCAGAACCATTCCAGCATGTGCTCTGGCAGGCAGAACGCGTGGCCAAAACAGACGCAGCCGTGCACATCCACGGTGAAACCGGCACAGGAAAAGAAATTTTAGCGCGGGCTATTCATGAAAACAGCAGCCGCCAAAATGGGCCGTTTATTGCCGTAAACTGTGGTGCCATCCCGCCTTCATTGATGGAAAGCGAGTTATTCGGCTACGAAGGAGGCTCTTTTACAGGCGCAAGCAGAAACGGCCGCCGGGGGAAAATCCGTGATGCAGATGGAGGCACGCTGTTTCTAGATGAAATCGGTGATATATCAGAGCAAATGCAGATTTCACTGCTGCGTGTTTTGCAGGAGCAGGAGGTCATGCCGATCGGTGCCTCCAAGCCCATCCCGGTTAATATCCGGATTATTACCGCTACCCACCGGAACTTAATTGACCTTGTAAAGAAAGGACAGCTGCGTGAGGATCTTTTTTACCGGATTTATGTGTTTCCATTGAGCCTGCCGCCGCTTCGCCACCGGCTTTGTGATCTTGAGCGATTTATCCAGGACTACCAGAAACGGACACATTGGAAAGGAACGGTTCCAGCGCCTCTCCTGCATGTTCTGAAGCAGCACTCATTCCCGGGAAACTTCCGCGAGCTGTTTAATATTTTGGATCGTATTCGTATTTTGTATGGAGATGATGTACCAGCGGATTTATCGCCGACGGACTGCATGATCTCATTTGAGACAGAGGATGAGAAACAACAATGGACGAGCCGCCAGGAAATCGAACGGAAAGAATTTATGCGGGTATTGAAAGAAGCAAAAGGCCATGCTCCCACTGCAGCAAAACAGCTTGGAATGCCCCGCAGCACTTTTTACCGGAAGCTGAAACAATATGAGATGAATTGA
- a CDS encoding thiamine pyrophosphate-dependent dehydrogenase E1 component subunit alpha, which yields MFQKMLEIRHFEDRVHDIFGTGILPGFVHLYAGEEAIAVGLCAHLDDKDYITSTHRGHGHCIAKGCDLDGMMAEIYGRATGLCKGKGGSMHIADVEKGMLGANGIVGGGFPLAVGAGLTHKLKKTGGVAVCFFGDGANNHGTFHEGINMAAIWNLPVIFVAENNGFAEATPFHYASSCKSIADRAIGYGIPGETVDGKDVMAVREAAQRAVERARNGEGPTLIECITYRNYGHFEGDAQTYKGEEKVKHLDDLDAIKKFYTYLTEQGIMTEAELDQMDDDVRRDVDRAVEFAEGSPYPLPEQLMEDVYVSYKTDGGAAR from the coding sequence ATGTTTCAAAAAATGCTCGAAATACGCCACTTTGAAGACCGGGTTCACGATATTTTCGGAACGGGAATTCTGCCTGGCTTTGTTCATTTGTATGCAGGGGAAGAAGCGATTGCAGTCGGCCTTTGCGCTCATCTTGACGATAAGGACTATATTACAAGCACCCATCGCGGCCATGGCCACTGTATTGCCAAAGGCTGTGATTTAGATGGCATGATGGCAGAGATTTACGGAAGAGCGACCGGGCTCTGCAAAGGCAAAGGCGGCTCGATGCATATTGCTGACGTGGAAAAAGGAATGCTCGGAGCGAATGGAATTGTTGGCGGAGGATTTCCGCTGGCTGTCGGGGCCGGCTTGACGCATAAATTGAAAAAAACAGGCGGCGTGGCGGTTTGCTTTTTCGGGGATGGCGCCAATAACCACGGAACTTTCCATGAAGGCATTAACATGGCAGCGATCTGGAACTTACCGGTTATTTTTGTCGCGGAAAACAACGGATTTGCAGAAGCGACGCCTTTCCACTACGCTTCCAGCTGCAAGTCGATTGCTGACCGGGCCATCGGATATGGCATTCCAGGCGAAACGGTAGATGGAAAAGATGTGATGGCGGTGCGGGAAGCAGCGCAGCGGGCAGTAGAGCGGGCCCGTAACGGTGAAGGACCGACATTAATCGAATGTATCACGTATCGGAACTACGGCCATTTTGAAGGGGATGCCCAGACATATAAAGGCGAAGAGAAAGTCAAGCATCTGGATGACCTCGATGCCATTAAAAAGTTTTACACATACTTAACCGAGCAGGGGATTATGACCGAAGCGGAGCTCGACCAAATGGATGACGATGTGCGGAGGGACGTGGATCGTGCCGTCGAGTTTGCGGAAGGAAGCCCATATCCGCTTCCAGAGCAGCTGATGGAAGACGTGTATGTATCGTATAAAACAGATGGGGGTGCTGCACGATGA
- a CDS encoding alpha-ketoacid dehydrogenase subunit beta — MTRQITFSQAVNEAMALSMREDQDVILLGEDVAGGAAVDHLQDEEAWGGVMGVTKGLVQEFGRERVIDTPIAEAGYVGAAVTAAATGMRPIAELMFNDFIGSCLDEVMNQGAKLRYMFGGKAKVPLTIRTMHGAGFRAAAQHSQSLYSFFTHIPGLKVVIPSTPYDAKGLLLESIFDDDLVVFFEDKTLYTMKGEVPEGSYRIPFGKADIKRKGEDVTIVAIGKMVHTAIKAAAELSKNGVEAEIIDPRTLSPLDEDTILSSVEKTGRLIVVDEANPRCSAATDIAALVADKGFDYLDAPIKMVTAPHTPVPFAPSLEDIYLPTPDKIIKAVQEMTGSELVI, encoded by the coding sequence ATGACACGTCAAATCACTTTTTCACAGGCCGTAAACGAAGCGATGGCTCTTTCAATGAGAGAAGATCAGGATGTAATTCTGCTCGGTGAAGATGTAGCGGGCGGCGCAGCGGTAGACCACCTGCAGGATGAAGAAGCCTGGGGTGGCGTAATGGGGGTTACAAAAGGACTTGTACAGGAATTTGGCCGGGAGCGGGTTATTGATACTCCGATAGCGGAAGCGGGCTACGTCGGTGCAGCGGTGACCGCAGCTGCTACCGGAATGCGCCCGATTGCCGAGCTGATGTTTAATGACTTTATCGGCAGCTGTCTGGATGAAGTGATGAACCAGGGAGCTAAATTGCGCTACATGTTTGGCGGAAAAGCGAAGGTGCCGCTCACCATTCGGACGATGCATGGCGCAGGCTTCCGTGCCGCAGCCCAGCACTCTCAAAGCTTGTATTCCTTTTTTACGCATATTCCGGGTCTTAAAGTCGTCATTCCATCCACTCCGTATGATGCGAAAGGGCTCCTTCTCGAATCTATTTTTGATGATGATTTGGTCGTCTTTTTTGAAGACAAAACGCTGTATACGATGAAAGGAGAAGTACCGGAAGGGTCATACCGCATTCCTTTTGGAAAAGCCGATATTAAACGAAAAGGGGAAGATGTGACGATTGTGGCGATCGGCAAGATGGTGCATACCGCCATCAAAGCAGCGGCTGAGCTGTCCAAAAATGGAGTCGAGGCCGAAATTATCGATCCGCGCACTCTGTCGCCGCTTGATGAGGATACGATCCTATCGTCGGTTGAAAAAACAGGGCGGCTTATTGTGGTGGACGAAGCCAACCCGCGCTGCAGTGCCGCAACCGACATCGCTGCTCTTGTCGCTGATAAAGGGTTTGACTATCTGGATGCGCCAATCAAAATGGTCACCGCACCGCATACACCGGTTCCATTTGCTCCATCTTTGGAAGACATTTATTTGCCAACACCAGATAAAATCATCAAAGCCGTTCAGGAAATGACCGGCAGCGAATTGGTGATATAA
- a CDS encoding dihydrolipoamide acetyltransferase family protein, whose amino-acid sequence MAVKLIMPKLGMGMEEGTIVEWLKQEGDEVKKGDSVAVISSDKIEKDIEAPADGILLKIEASSDEVVKVGEAIGFVGAAGEEAEATNAPQAELHQEAPNMPEEIPVSIERTPEPAATKVQRNGGRTRISPAARKLARKHDLDVTGIPGTGPNGRITRSDVERHLNHNTQPAAAAVQPAPEADVEPMSSRSSASGKPLAGMRKVIAERMFDSLQTTAQLTITMRADVTDLMTIRKQMNESLAESGVKLTLTDFVAKAVIASLKKHPEMNATLENGQLALHDRVHLGIAVALDGGLMVPVINDACRLSLRDLSSRIRSNADDVRGGSIQAETLKGSTFTITNLGNYEVEFFTPVLNPPEIGILGLGRAMPEAVFVGDELQKRHIQPLSLTFDHRAIDGSPAAAFLQTLKGMLEQPYRMLAE is encoded by the coding sequence ATGGCTGTAAAGTTAATTATGCCGAAGCTCGGTATGGGGATGGAAGAAGGAACGATCGTTGAATGGCTGAAGCAGGAGGGCGATGAAGTAAAAAAAGGGGATTCAGTTGCCGTGATCAGCTCAGATAAAATTGAGAAAGATATAGAAGCGCCGGCAGACGGGATTTTGCTGAAAATCGAGGCGTCTTCAGATGAAGTGGTAAAAGTCGGCGAAGCAATCGGTTTTGTCGGTGCAGCAGGGGAAGAAGCGGAAGCAACAAATGCGCCTCAAGCGGAGCTTCATCAGGAAGCACCGAATATGCCTGAGGAGATACCGGTTTCAATTGAACGAACACCCGAGCCGGCCGCCACAAAAGTACAAAGAAATGGCGGCAGAACCCGCATTTCACCGGCCGCCCGCAAGCTTGCCAGGAAACATGATCTGGACGTAACCGGCATTCCGGGAACGGGGCCGAATGGGCGGATTACCCGGTCTGACGTGGAGCGCCATTTAAACCACAATACACAGCCAGCAGCCGCAGCCGTTCAGCCTGCGCCGGAAGCAGACGTAGAACCGATGTCTTCCCGCTCTTCTGCATCAGGCAAACCGCTTGCCGGTATGCGCAAGGTGATTGCGGAGCGCATGTTTGACAGCCTGCAGACAACCGCGCAGCTGACCATTACGATGAGAGCAGATGTAACGGATTTAATGACGATTCGCAAGCAGATGAATGAGTCGCTGGCAGAAAGCGGCGTGAAGCTTACGCTGACTGACTTTGTCGCTAAAGCGGTCATTGCTTCGCTGAAAAAGCACCCGGAGATGAATGCGACCCTTGAGAACGGCCAGCTTGCCCTGCATGACCGCGTCCATCTCGGAATCGCAGTGGCGCTGGATGGAGGTCTGATGGTGCCGGTGATCAATGATGCGTGCCGCCTGTCGCTGAGAGACTTATCCAGCCGGATCCGTTCCAACGCAGACGACGTTAGAGGCGGCAGTATTCAGGCAGAAACGTTAAAAGGCTCAACGTTTACGATTACCAATCTTGGAAACTACGAGGTGGAGTTTTTTACACCTGTTTTGAATCCGCCGGAGATCGGTATTCTCGGCCTTGGCCGCGCGATGCCGGAAGCGGTCTTTGTGGGAGACGAACTGCAAAAGCGGCACATTCAGCCGCTCAGCCTGACATTCGACCACCGTGCGATTGACGGCTCCCCGGCGGCAGCTTTCCTGCAGACGCTAAAAGGGATGCTTGAACAGCCGTATCGCATGCTGGCGGAATAA